The stretch of DNA CAGCATCTATTTGTAATTTATCTATCTCTACTGGTATGCCACCAAGAGCGGTAACGTGATCTGTAACAAATAGTGCACCGGCTTCATGTACTATTTTTGATATTTCCTCAAGTGGCTGCCATACGCCTGTAGAGGTTTCAGCATGTACTATTCCCACCATTTTAAATTTAGCCTTCTCTAGAGCTTTTTTAACATCCTCTGGCTCTATAATATGCCCCCACCTTGATTCAACAGTATATACATTTGCGCCACATCTTTCAGCTACATCGGCCATACGCTTGCCAAATATACCATTTATACATATTAAAACATTGTCCTTTTCTTCTATAAGATTTGCACATACTGTCTCCATTCCAGCACTACCTGTTGCTGAAACTGGAAAGGTCAGCTTATTATCAGTTTGAAAAATTTTTCGAAGCATAATTGTTACTTCATCCATAATCCTTATAAAATCAGGATCTAGGTGACCTATCATAGGTTTGCCACTTGCTTCTAATACACTAGGGCTAACATTTGATGGGCCAGGTCCCATTAATATTCTCTCTGGTACCTTAAGATTATATGACATAAAAACCTCCTTCTCCACTATTATAAAGTATACATTAATTTATGTAAAAATTAATGTTAATATATTTATTTTTATAGGTTAAGTATATATTATAAAAATTTAGTTAGTTTAATAATGAGGTGATGTAAATGAATACTATGTATTGGTTTTTTTTGATACTTTTACTCATATTTTTATTGCTTTTAGATTTATTTGTTTTTCAAAGAAAATCTCACACAATAAATCTCAGAGAGGCATTGTTTTACAGTATTTTTTGGATATCCCTAGGGCTACTCTTTGGTATTGTAGTTTATAATATTTATGGCATAAATTCTGCACTTGAATATTATGGGGCTTATTTAGTTGAGCTCTCATTAAGCGTTGATAATCTATTTATTTTTATTGTTATTTTTGCTTTTTTTAGAGTTCCCCAAGAATATAGACATAAGGTATTATACCTAGGTATAATTGGTGCATTTGTTTTACGGATTACCTTTATACTTATTGGTATAAGGTTGGTTAGAGAGTTTGAATGGCTATTATATATCTTTGGGGCTATACTTATCTACAGTTCTATAAAATTATTATCTAGTAAGGATAGGAAATTATCCATAGCTGATAACCCAGTAATAAAATTTGTTAATAAATTTATTCCTGTTATAAAAGAGTATAGAGATGGAAAATTTTTAGTAAAAGAGAATAAAAAAATTTATATTACCCCACTATTTTTGACTCTTATAGCAGTTGAGACTTCTGATTTAATGTTTGCCCTTGATTCAATTCCTGCTGTATTTGGAATAACCCTAGATCCTTTTATTGCCTTTAGCTCAAATGCATTTGCAGTATTAGGTTTGAGAGCACTCTATTTTGCTATAGCCAATTTGATTGAGTTAATTAGGTTTCTCAATTATGGATTATCTTGCGTTCTTTTATTTATTGGTTTAAAAATGATTTTTAGTCATTTTGTAACAATTCCTATTTATATTACATTATTAGTTATTGCATTAATTATCTCTGCAACTGTTATTGTATCTATTTTGTTCCCTAAGAAAAGTGACTAAAGCTTTTATTATTTTAATACTATTAAGTTGTAAAAAATATAATTCTTTGATAGATTATTTAATATTATGGATACCCATTATATTTATAATATCTCACCAGTAATGCAGGCCCTTTTTGCTGGATTATTCACCTGGTTTTTAACTGCAGTTGGTGCCTCCCTTGTATTCTTTTTTAAAGAAATTAAGAGAGAGGTTTTAGATGGTATGTTAGGTTTTGCGGCAGGTGTTATGATTGCTGCAAGCTTTTGGTCTTTACTTGCCCCAGCAATTGAAATGTCTGAAAACCTAGATATTCCTACTTGGTTACCTGTTTCAGTCGGTTTTTTATTAGGTGGTGTATTTTTATTAATTGCTGATAGATTAATCCCTCATTTACATATTGGATATGAAAGAAGCGAGAGTGAGGGGATTCCAACAAATTTGAGAAGAAGTGTGTTATTAGTATTGGCAATAACATTACACAATATCCCAGAAGGTTTGGCTGTTGGCGTAGCCTTTGGTGGAGCAGCTTCTAATATATCTGGCTTTACTTTGGCTAGTGCAATAGTTTTGGCTATTGGTATAGGTATACAGAATATGCCCGAAGGGGCAGCTGTCTCTGTCCCACTTCGAAGGGAAAATATATCGATCTCAAAGTGTTTTTTTTATGGACAGGCTAGTGGTATTGTTGAGCCTATTGCAGCTGTACTAGGGGCAGCTGCTGTTATATATATTCAACCTATCTTGCCATATGCCCTTGCATTTGCTGCAGGGGCAATGATCTATGTTGTTGTTGAAGAATTGATTCCCGAGTCTCAGCTAGATAAGAAAACTGATATCTCTACAATTTTTGCAATGCTTGGTTTTACAATAATGATGGTTTTAGATGTTGCTTTGGGGTAGTGTATGGATAAGAAAGATTTTGTTAGCTATGATTTGTTTGAAGATATTGATATAAGAGTTGGTAAAATTATAGAAGTATCAGCGTTCCCAGAAGCTAAAAAACCTGCTTATAAATTAAGGATAGATTTTGGGGAGCTTGGAGTAAAAAGTTCTAGTGCACAAATTACAAAATTATATAAGAAAGAAGATTTATTAAACAAGCAAATAGTTGCTGTTGTTAATTTTAAGCCTAAAAAAATAGCAGGGTTTTATTCAGAATGCCTTGTTTTGGGTGTTTGTGAAAGAGAGAATGAGGTTGTCTTGCTCACTGTTGATAGACCAGTTAAAAATGGTTTAAAAGTATTTTAGGAGGGGTAAATGTGTTATAATCAAAATAATATTGTAGTTGTAGGCTCATCAAATATTGATTTAGTGATAAGAGCTGAAAGACTTCCTAAACTAGGGGAAACATTAATTGGTGAGAGTTTTAAAATAGGTTTTGGTGGCAAAGGAGCAAATCAAGCTGTTATGGCGTCAAAGTTAAAAGCTGGTGTATCAATGGTTACAAAATTGGGCAGTGATATATTTGGCAAAGAAACGCTTAATAATTTTAAGAATTTTAATATTAATACTAATTATGTTTATTTTGCAGATGAATCAACTGGCGTTGCCCCTATATTTGTTGATGATAAAGGGAATAATTTTATTGTAATAGTCCCTGGAGCTAATTGGCTACTAAAACCTAATGATGTAAAGATAGCTAGAGATCTAATTGCAACATCAAATATTTTGATTTGTCAACTAGAGGTTCCACTAGAGACAACTTTGGAAGCCCTAAAAATTGCAAAAAGTGCAGGGATTCTTACTTTATTTAATCCTGCGCCTGCTAGGCAATTGCCTAGTGAGATTTATAGGTATGTTGATATAATTGCCCCAAATGAAGTAGAGGCAGAACTACTTACTGGAGTTGACATTAACAGCGTTGAAGACGCAAAAAAGGCAGCCTTTAAGCTTTTTGAAAAGGGAGTAAAAAATGTTTTAATAACCCTTGGTGATAAAGGTGCTTTATCTCTAGAAAATGGTAATCTTAATATTATACCAGCAATTAATGTGAAACCTGTCGATACAACCGGCGCAGGCGATGCCTTTATTGGGGCATTTGCATATAGGTATGTTATTACAAAGAGTTTAGAAGACTCAGTAAAATTTGCAAATGTTGCAGCTGGATTGTCAGTTAGAAAAATGGGCACCCAGGTTAGCTTTCCAACCCTAGATGAAGTTACAAGTTATTACAGAAAATTATTTGGCGATCTTTAAGGTATTATACTTTTCAATATTTATTTTATTTATAAAATAATCTTATATAGTTTCTTTTAAATTATTTAGTTTCTCTTTCTTAAATCTATCAGCATATTGGTGCGCATATCTAATTGGTTCAGGTAGTCTATATTTTGTGATAACCCTTTTAATAATATTAACTGAGCTCTCTATATCTGTTTTGTGTCCTGGTGAGACAAATATTGGTTTTACCCTTTCTCTAGACCTAACAATTGCACCTATTGGGGTATCTATACTATTATAAAGATATGTATAAGAGAATTTTTTATTTGGTGGATTAATATAGTCCCCAACAAGCTTTTTTTTGGCACACCCTATTGTAGCAATATTTAATATAACACCAATATGCGAGGCAATACCCAATCCTCTAGGATGAGCAATCCCTTGACCATCAACTAAATAAATATCTGCTTTTATATTTAAATTTTTGTAAGCCTGATAGATTGCAGGAAATTCTCTAAAGGAAAGCAATCCTGGAATATAGGCAAGTTTTATTTTTGAAATCCCACAAGCTACATCAACTAGATTAAAACTAGAATCTAATATTACAATTGCGGCAAATGCAAAGTTTTTGCTAAATGCAACATCAATCCCCCCAAAGTAATCAATATTGCTTTTGAAAGGCTCTAGTATAACCTTACTCGCAATTCTCCTTTGCAGGTTTATTAAATAACCATACATTAATTATTAATTGTTAATTATTAATTAATATTAAAAAGTAGAGGGTGCTATAATATATGCACCTCTACTATACCTTCTAATTGTTCTTTGAAATATTGAGCATCATTTTGAGAGCCCACTATTGTGCCATAGTGCATAGGAATGGCTATCTTTGGTTTTATAGCCTTAGTAGCTTTTACAGCTTCTTCTGCTGTCATTACATATGTTCCACTAACAGGGATCAAAGCAATATCGATGTTTTTTTCTTTAAAGCTATCCATCTCTGGGATATAGTCTGTATCACCAGCAAAATAGTAAGTTTTATCACCCACAGTAAATATAAAACCAACCCAATTATTTGATTTGGGGTGAAAATCTTTGCCTATATTATAAGCTGGAACTACTTCAATATTTACATCCTTAACATTTATTTTATCGCCAGGTTTTACACTCTTTATATCGCCCTCTAGTTTTTCTGTGCAGTCAGGTGTAGTAACTATTGTTGTATTTGGCCCCTGTATCTTTTTTACATCATCAGGGGAGCAGTGATCAAAGTGACTATGACTAATTAGTATAAGATCTGCTTCTTTTTCTTTGCTAATTTTATAGGGATCAGTATAGATTGTCAGATTATTTTCTGTTATTTGGAAAACGTCATGACCTAACCATTTAATATTTTCTACCATAAAACACCTCCATTTTATTTTATAATTTATATCTATATTCTATTATATTACTGTGTTTAAATTTT from Deferribacterota bacterium encodes:
- a CDS encoding TerC/Alx family metal homeostasis membrane protein, with the translated sequence MNTMYWFFLILLLIFLLLLDLFVFQRKSHTINLREALFYSIFWISLGLLFGIVVYNIYGINSALEYYGAYLVELSLSVDNLFIFIVIFAFFRVPQEYRHKVLYLGIIGAFVLRITFILIGIRLVREFEWLLYIFGAILIYSSIKLLSSKDRKLSIADNPVIKFVNKFIPVIKEYRDGKFLVKENKKIYITPLFLTLIAVETSDLMFALDSIPAVFGITLDPFIAFSSNAFAVLGLRALYFAIANLIELIRFLNYGLSCVLLFIGLKMIFSHFVTIPIYITLLVIALIISATVIVSILFPKKSD
- a CDS encoding ZIP family metal transporter, with the protein product MDTHYIYNISPVMQALFAGLFTWFLTAVGASLVFFFKEIKREVLDGMLGFAAGVMIAASFWSLLAPAIEMSENLDIPTWLPVSVGFLLGGVFLLIADRLIPHLHIGYERSESEGIPTNLRRSVLLVLAITLHNIPEGLAVGVAFGGAASNISGFTLASAIVLAIGIGIQNMPEGAAVSVPLRRENISISKCFFYGQASGIVEPIAAVLGAAAVIYIQPILPYALAFAAGAMIYVVVEELIPESQLDKKTDISTIFAMLGFTIMMVLDVALG
- a CDS encoding tRNA-binding protein, producing the protein MDKKDFVSYDLFEDIDIRVGKIIEVSAFPEAKKPAYKLRIDFGELGVKSSSAQITKLYKKEDLLNKQIVAVVNFKPKKIAGFYSECLVLGVCERENEVVLLTVDRPVKNGLKVF
- the rbsK gene encoding ribokinase, translated to MCYNQNNIVVVGSSNIDLVIRAERLPKLGETLIGESFKIGFGGKGANQAVMASKLKAGVSMVTKLGSDIFGKETLNNFKNFNINTNYVYFADESTGVAPIFVDDKGNNFIVIVPGANWLLKPNDVKIARDLIATSNILICQLEVPLETTLEALKIAKSAGILTLFNPAPARQLPSEIYRYVDIIAPNEVEAELLTGVDINSVEDAKKAAFKLFEKGVKNVLITLGDKGALSLENGNLNIIPAINVKPVDTTGAGDAFIGAFAYRYVITKSLEDSVKFANVAAGLSVRKMGTQVSFPTLDEVTSYYRKLFGDL
- a CDS encoding endonuclease V → MYGYLINLQRRIASKVILEPFKSNIDYFGGIDVAFSKNFAFAAIVILDSSFNLVDVACGISKIKLAYIPGLLSFREFPAIYQAYKNLNIKADIYLVDGQGIAHPRGLGIASHIGVILNIATIGCAKKKLVGDYINPPNKKFSYTYLYNSIDTPIGAIVRSRERVKPIFVSPGHKTDIESSVNIIKRVITKYRLPEPIRYAHQYADRFKKEKLNNLKETI
- a CDS encoding MBL fold metallo-hydrolase, with translation MVENIKWLGHDVFQITENNLTIYTDPYKISKEKEADLILISHSHFDHCSPDDVKKIQGPNTTIVTTPDCTEKLEGDIKSVKPGDKINVKDVNIEVVPAYNIGKDFHPKSNNWVGFIFTVGDKTYYFAGDTDYIPEMDSFKEKNIDIALIPVSGTYVMTAEEAVKATKAIKPKIAIPMHYGTIVGSQNDAQYFKEQLEGIVEVHIL